Proteins encoded in a region of the Triplophysa dalaica isolate WHDGS20190420 chromosome 10, ASM1584641v1, whole genome shotgun sequence genome:
- the LOC130430665 gene encoding uncharacterized protein LOC130430665, giving the protein MRSHVTKKDVSSGAVKRKKKRTEEEKKEQDKGTLLKYFGAQPTLPGPDVSSSVSASTADDTAGSSTAELQAPESEKQLQALTFTDTSVSTSAGMTGPSTPAPTAIDFPTAPPIDPVEWSELLSDSERTDLVRRGPVPISDTFTFPKKSDGRSFHYHYTYRQLANNGNFLKEVELIAKFDPVLKDHIRQIDSGIQHNTYLVTLGKAPEIKEHFLGFLIAPESTGLGLSSLILNRLQELNIPFHDCRGQSYDNGANMKGKNKGGPSYGSLLTSPSSPGVRHAGKAG; this is encoded by the exons ATGAGAAGCCATGTCACAAAAAAGGATGTATCCTCTGGTGCCgtaaagagaaagaagaaaaggacagaggaggagaagaaagagcaagataaag GAACACTGTTAAAGTACTTTGGAGCACAACCAACTCTACCCGGCCCTGATGTTTCATCAAGTGTAAGTGCCTCCACAGCTGATGATACAGCAG GTTCATCCACTGCAGAGTTACAAGCACCTGAAAGCGAGAAGCAGTTACAAGCACTTACATTCACTGATACATCGGTTTCAACCTCAGCCGGCATGACAG GTCCTTCTACACCTGCACCCACTGCTATAGATTTCCCAACAGCTCCTCCAATTGACCCTGTTGAATGGTCAGAACTCCTGTCAGACTCAGAAAGGACTGATCTGGTAAGAAGAGGGCCAGTGCCAATAAGTGACACCTTCACCTTCCCCAAGAAATCAGATGGACGAAGCTTTCACTACCACTATACATACAGACAATTA GCCAACAATGGGAACTTCCTTAAAGAGGTGGAACTGATAGCAAAATTTGACCCGGTGTTAAAAGACCACATCAGACAAATTGATAGTGGAATACAGCACAACACGTACCTAG TCACTCTGGGCAAAGCACCAGAAATAAAAGAGCACTTTTTAGGTTTCCTGATAGCTCCAGAATCCACTGGACTGGGTTTGTCCAGTCTAATTCTTAACAGGCTTCAGGAATTGAACATCCCTTTTCACGATTGTCGGGGGCAGTCCTATGACAATGGGGCTAATATGAAGGGAAAAAACAAAG GTGGGCCTTCTTACGGAAGTTTGTTGACCTCACCCTCAAGTCCTGGAGTGAGACACGCTGGGAAAGCCGGATAA
- the LOC130430202 gene encoding polyadenylate-binding protein 1A-like isoform X1: MASSASARVASLYVGDLHLEVSEVMLYERFIPFGPIQSTRVCRDRNTCRSLGYGYVNFVNHSDAEHAMDILMFDLLMGRPMRIMWADRNPALRITGVGNIFIQGLAKNITNLTLHDTFSRFGTILSCKVVADENGSKGYGFVHYETYEGAERAIQTLNGMMLNDQLVSISHFRSFQERQSNPERAMKNYKSHFPGVHLYVNNLPYSWTDNQLHRAFSPFGTVNNAKVVMNGGRSKGFGFVCFASREAAAQAISAMNGRVIANRRLNVAFSRVMDQDTSVSVADCETPPVVAKTLLPSGRFGAIVPQANTGHQLTRHLQVESCCRREAACLLSNCESLVSLVSPLLLDMLVSHTPVDALQCVNQELSELMSDPIIDAPGTSDTFSAVTSPLSGDFGAVVPKTHSSAGHQFSRCLVFSRRWFADVALPQCESLVLLVSPLLSDTFDSETPRMLTINQEQSEMTPDRATDAPGPSDACSDVAVVHDRFGNGLGEIRHMSSFKVGEISCFFKDLYSTQFFTLRVIFH, encoded by the exons ATGGCGTCATCAGCATCTGCTCGCGTGGCCTCTCTGTATGTCGGTGATCTTCACCTGGAGGTCTCAGAGGTCATGCTGTACGAAAGGTTCATCCCGTTTGGCCCGATTCAGTCCACCCGAGTGTGTAGAGACAGAAACACCTGCAGGTCTCTGGGCTACGGATATGTGAACTTTGTCAACCATTCGGATG CCGAGCATGCAATGgacattttgatgtttgaccTCCTCATGGGTCGGCCGATGCGCATCATGTGGGCCGACCGAAACCCCGCATTGAGGATCACAGGTGTTGGCAACATCTTCATTCAGGGTCTGGCCAAGAACATCACCAACCTGACTCTACACGACACCTTCTCTCGTTTCGGCACCATCTTATCTTGCAAG GTGGTTGCTGATGAGAATGGCTCTAAGGGATATGGTTTCGTCCATTATGAGACCTACGAAGGCGCTGAACGAGCCATTCAGACGCTCAACGGGATGATGCTGAACGATCAGCTGGT GTCTATTAGTCACTTCAGATCGTTCCAGGAGCGTCAGTCAAACCCTGAGCGTGCAATGAAGAACTACAAGAGTCACTTCCCG GGGGTGCATCTCTATGTTAATAATCTACCCTACAGCTGGACGGACAACCAGCTGCATAGAGCGTTCTCCCCGTTTGGAACCGTCAACAATGCAAAG GTGGTGATGAACGGTGGCCGCAGCAAAGGGtttggatttgtgtgttttgcaagCCGTGAAGCCGCAGCTCAAGCCATTTCAGCAATGAACGGACGGGTCATTGCCAACAGACGGCTGAATGTTGCCTTCTCGCGGGTCATGGACCAGGACACGTCTGTGTCTGTGGCCGACTGTGAAACACCTCCTGTGGTTGCTAAGACGCTGCTTCCTTCTGGACGCTTTGGTGCCATTGTTCCACAG GCTAATACTGGTCATCAGCTCACCAGACACCTTCAGGTTGAGTCCTGCTGTCGTCGGGAAGCAGCGTGTCTCCTGTCTAACT GTGAGAGTCTTGTCTCGCTGGTCTCTCCACTGCTGTTAGACATGCTGGTGTCCCACACGCCAGTAGATGCACTGCAGTGTGTGAACCAGGAGCTGTCAGAGCTGATGTCTGATCCCATCATTGATGCTCCTGGAACATCAGACACCTTCAGCGCTGTAACCTCTCCGCTGTCTGGAGACTTCGGTGCTGTCGTTCCAAAG ACTCATAGCAGTGCCGGTCATCAGTTCTCCAGATGTCTTGTGTTCAGTCGTCGCTGGTTTGCAGATGTTGCTCTGCCTCAGT GTGAGAGTCTCGTCCTCCTGGTCTCTCCACTGCTGTCAGACACTTTTGACTCTGAGACGCCCCGCATGCTG accATTAACCAGGAACAGTCAGAGATGACGCCTGACCGAGCCACCGACGCTCCTGGACCATCAGACGCCTGCAGTGATGTTGCTGTGGTTCACGACAGGTTTGGCAACGGTTTGGGTGAGATAAGACACATGAGCAGCTTCAAGGTAGGAGAaatctcttgtttttttaaggatttgtACTCGACACAGTTCTTCACATTAAGGGTAATCTTTCACTAA
- the LOC130430611 gene encoding embryonic polyadenylate-binding protein-like isoform X2 — protein sequence MASSASARVASLYVGDLHLEVSEVMLYERFIPFGPIQSTRVCRDRNTCRSLGYGYVNFVNHSDAEHAMDILMFELLMGRPMRIMWADRNPALRITGVGNIFIQGLAKNITNLTLHDTFSRFGTILSCKVVADENGSKGYGFVHYETYEGAERAIQTLNGMMLNDQLVSISHFRSFQERQSNPERAMKNYKSHFPGVHLYVNNLPYSWTDNQLHRAFSPFGTVTNAKVVMNGGRSKGFGFVCFASHEAAAQAISAMNGRVIANRRLNVAFSRVMDQDTSVSVAHCETPPVVAKTLLPSGRFGAIVPQAKTAHQLTRHLQLESCCRREAACLLSNCESLVSLVSPLLLDMLVSHTPVDALLHVNQELSELMSDPIIDAPGTSDTFSAVTSPLSGDFGAVVPKTHSSGGHQFSRCLVFSRHWFADVALPQYR from the exons ATGGCGTCATCAGCATCTGCTCGCGTGGCCTCTCTGTATGTCGGTGATCTTCACCTGGAGGTCTCAGAGGTCATGCTGTACGAAAGGTTCATCCCGTTTGGCCCGATTCAGTCCACCCGAGTGTGTAGAGACAGAAACACCTGCAGGTCTCTGGGCTACGGATATGTGAACTTTGTCAACCATTCGGATG CCGAGCATGCAATGGACATTTTGATGTTTGAACTCCTCATGGGTCGGCCGATGCGCATCATGTGGGCCGACCGAAACCCCGCATTGAGGATCACAGGTGTTGGCAACATCTTCATTCAGGGTCTGGCCAAGAACATCACCAACCTGACTCTACACGACACCTTCTCTCGTTTCGGCACCATCTTATCTTGCAAG GTGGTTGCTGATGAGAATGGCTCTAAGGGATATGGTTTCGTCCATTATGAGACCTACGAAGGCGCTGAACGAGCCATTCAGACCCTCAACGGGATGATGCTGAACGATCAGCTGGT GTCTATTAGTCACTTCAGATCGTTCCAGGAGCGTCAGTCAAACCCTGAGCGTGCAATGAAGAACTACAAGAGTCACTTCCCG GGGGTGCATCTCTATGTCAATAATCTACCCTACAGCTGGACGGACAACCAGCTGCATAGAGCGTTCTCCCCGTTTGGAACCGTCACCAATGCAAAG GTGGTGATGAACGGTGGCCGCAGCAAAGGGtttggatttgtgtgttttgcaagCCACGAAGCCGCAGCTCAAGCCATTTCAGCAATGAACGGACGGGTCATTGCCAACAGACGGCTGAATGTTGCCTTCTCGCGGGTCATGGACCAGGACACGTCTGTGTCTGTGGCCCACTGTGAAACACCTCCTGTGGTTGCTAAGACGCTGCTTCCTTCTGGACGCTTTGGTGCCATTGTTCCACAG GCTAAAACTGCTCATCAGCTCACCAGACACCTTCAGCTTGAGTCCTGCTGTCGCCGGGAAGCAGCGTGTCTCCTGTCTAACT GTGAGAGTCTTGTCTCGCTGGTCTCTCCACTGCTGTTAGACATGCTGGTGTCCCACACGCCAGTAGATGCACTGCTGCATGTGAACCAGGAGCTGTCAGAGCTGATGTCTGATCCCATCATTGATGCTCCTGGAACATCAGACACTTTCAGCGCTGTAACCTCTCCGCTGTCTGGAGACTTCGGTGCTGTCGTTCCAAAG ACTCATAGCAGTGGCGGTCATCAGTTCTCCAGATGTCTTGTGTTCAGTCGTCACTGGTTTGCAGATGTTGCTCTGCCTCAGT ACCGTTAA
- the LOC130430225 gene encoding embryonic polyadenylate-binding protein-like isoform X2: MASSASARVASLYVGDLHLEVSEVMLYERFIMFGPIQSTRVCRDRNTCRSLGYGYVNFVNHSDAEHAMDILMFDLLMGRPMRIMWADRNPALRITGVGNIFIQGLAKNITNLTLHDTFSRFGTILSCKVVADENGSKGYGFVHYETYEGAERAIQTLNGMMLNDQLVSISHFRSFQERQSNPERAMKNYKSHFPGVHLYVNNLPYSWTDNQLHRAFSPFGTVTNAKVVMNGGRSKGFGFVCFASREAAAQAISAMNGRVIANRRLNVAFSRVMDQDTSVSVAHCETPPVVAKMLLPSGRFGAIVPQANTGHQLTRHLQLESCCRQEAACLLSNCESLVSLVSPLLLDTLVSHTPVDALQHVNQELSELMSDPIIDAPGTSDTFSAVTSPLSGDFGAVFPKTHSSAGQQISSCLVFSRRWFADVALPQYR; this comes from the exons ATGGCGTCATCAGCATCTGCTCGCGTGGCCTCTCTGTATGTCGGTGATCTTCACCTGGAGGTCTCGGAGGTCATGCTGTACGAAAGGTTCATCATGTTTGGCCCGATTCAGTCCACCCGAGTGTGTAGAGACAGAAACACCTGCAGGTCTCTGGGCTACGGATATGTGAACTTTGTCAACCATTCGGATG CCGAGCATGCAATGgacattttgatgtttgaccTCCTCATGGGTCGGCCGATGCGCATCATGTGGGCCGACCGAAACCCCGCATTGAGGATCACAGGTGTTGGCAACATCTTCATTCAGGGTCTGGCCAAGAACATCACCAACCTGACTCTACACGACACCTTCTCTCGTTTCGGCACCATCTTATCTTGCAAG GTGGTTGCTGATGAGAATGGCTCTAAGGGATATGGTTTCGTCCATTATGAGACCTACGAAGGCGCTGAACGAGCCATTCAGACGCTCAATGGGATGATGCTGAACGATCAGCTGGT GTCTATTAGTCACTTCAGATCGTTCCAGGAGCGTCAGTCAAACCCTGAGCGTGCAATGAAGAACTACAAGAGTCACTTCCCG GGGGTGCATCTCTATGTTAATAATCTACCCTACAGCTGGACGGACAACCAGCTGCATAGAGCGTTCTCCCCGTTTGGAACCGTCACCAATGCAAAG GTGGTGATGAACGGTGGCCGCAGCAAAGGGtttggatttgtgtgttttgcaagCCGCGAAGCCGCAGCTCAAGCCATTTCAGCAATGAACGGACGGGTCATTGCCAACAGACGGCTGAATGTTGCCTTCTCGCGGGTCATGGACCAGGACACGTCTGTGTCTGTGGCCCACTGTGAAACACCTCCTGTGGTTGCTAAGATGCTGCTTCCTTCTGGACGCTTTGGTGCCATTGTTCCACAG GCTAATACTGGTCATCAGCTCACCAGACACCTTCAGCTTGAGTCCTGCTGTCGTCAGGAAGCAGCGTGTCTCCTGTCTAACT GTGAGAGTCTTGTCTCGCTGGTCTCTCCACTGCTGTTAGACACGCTGGTGTCCCACACGCCAGTAGATGCACTGCAGCATGTCAACCAGGAGCTGTCAGAGCTGATGTCTGATCCCATCATTGATGCTCCTGGAACATCAGACACTTTCAGCGCTGTAACCTCTCCGCTGTCTGGAGACTTCGGTGCTGTCTTTCCAAAG ACTCATAGCAGTGCCGGTCAGCAGATCTCCAGCTGTCTTGTGTTCAGTCGTCGCTGGTTTGCAGATGTTGCTCTGCCTCAGT ACCGTTAA
- the LOC130430225 gene encoding polyadenylate-binding protein 1A-like isoform X1, translated as MASSASARVASLYVGDLHLEVSEVMLYERFIMFGPIQSTRVCRDRNTCRSLGYGYVNFVNHSDAEHAMDILMFDLLMGRPMRIMWADRNPALRITGVGNIFIQGLAKNITNLTLHDTFSRFGTILSCKVVADENGSKGYGFVHYETYEGAERAIQTLNGMMLNDQLVSISHFRSFQERQSNPERAMKNYKSHFPGVHLYVNNLPYSWTDNQLHRAFSPFGTVTNAKVVMNGGRSKGFGFVCFASREAAAQAISAMNGRVIANRRLNVAFSRVMDQDTSVSVAHCETPPVVAKMLLPSGRFGAIVPQANTGHQLTRHLQLESCCRQEAACLLSNCESLVSLVSPLLLDTLVSHTPVDALQHVNQELSELMSDPIIDAPGTSDTFSAVTSPLSGDFGAVFPKTHSSAGQQISSCLVFSRRWFADVALPQCETLVLLVSPLLSDTFDSETPRMLTVNQEQSEMTPDRATNAPGPSDACSDVAVVHDRFGNGLGEIRHMSRFKVGEISWLFKDLHSTQFFTLRVIFH; from the exons ATGGCGTCATCAGCATCTGCTCGCGTGGCCTCTCTGTATGTCGGTGATCTTCACCTGGAGGTCTCGGAGGTCATGCTGTACGAAAGGTTCATCATGTTTGGCCCGATTCAGTCCACCCGAGTGTGTAGAGACAGAAACACCTGCAGGTCTCTGGGCTACGGATATGTGAACTTTGTCAACCATTCGGATG CCGAGCATGCAATGgacattttgatgtttgaccTCCTCATGGGTCGGCCGATGCGCATCATGTGGGCCGACCGAAACCCCGCATTGAGGATCACAGGTGTTGGCAACATCTTCATTCAGGGTCTGGCCAAGAACATCACCAACCTGACTCTACACGACACCTTCTCTCGTTTCGGCACCATCTTATCTTGCAAG GTGGTTGCTGATGAGAATGGCTCTAAGGGATATGGTTTCGTCCATTATGAGACCTACGAAGGCGCTGAACGAGCCATTCAGACGCTCAATGGGATGATGCTGAACGATCAGCTGGT GTCTATTAGTCACTTCAGATCGTTCCAGGAGCGTCAGTCAAACCCTGAGCGTGCAATGAAGAACTACAAGAGTCACTTCCCG GGGGTGCATCTCTATGTTAATAATCTACCCTACAGCTGGACGGACAACCAGCTGCATAGAGCGTTCTCCCCGTTTGGAACCGTCACCAATGCAAAG GTGGTGATGAACGGTGGCCGCAGCAAAGGGtttggatttgtgtgttttgcaagCCGCGAAGCCGCAGCTCAAGCCATTTCAGCAATGAACGGACGGGTCATTGCCAACAGACGGCTGAATGTTGCCTTCTCGCGGGTCATGGACCAGGACACGTCTGTGTCTGTGGCCCACTGTGAAACACCTCCTGTGGTTGCTAAGATGCTGCTTCCTTCTGGACGCTTTGGTGCCATTGTTCCACAG GCTAATACTGGTCATCAGCTCACCAGACACCTTCAGCTTGAGTCCTGCTGTCGTCAGGAAGCAGCGTGTCTCCTGTCTAACT GTGAGAGTCTTGTCTCGCTGGTCTCTCCACTGCTGTTAGACACGCTGGTGTCCCACACGCCAGTAGATGCACTGCAGCATGTCAACCAGGAGCTGTCAGAGCTGATGTCTGATCCCATCATTGATGCTCCTGGAACATCAGACACTTTCAGCGCTGTAACCTCTCCGCTGTCTGGAGACTTCGGTGCTGTCTTTCCAAAG ACTCATAGCAGTGCCGGTCAGCAGATCTCCAGCTGTCTTGTGTTCAGTCGTCGCTGGTTTGCAGATGTTGCTCTGCCTCAGT GTGAGACTCTCGTCCTCCTGGTCTCTCCACTGCTGTCAGACACTTTTGACTCTGAGACGCCCCGCATGCTG ACCGTTAACCAGGAACAGTCAGAGATGACGCCCGACCGAGCCACCAACGCTCCTGGACCATCAGACGCCTGCAGTGATGTTGCTGTGGTTCACGACAGGTTTGGCAACGGTTTGGGTGAGATAAGACACATGAGCAGATTCAAGGTAGGAGAAATCTCTTGGTTGTTTAAGGATTTGCACTCGACACAGTTCTTCACATTAAGGGTAATCTTTCACTAA
- the LOC130430611 gene encoding polyadenylate-binding protein 1-like isoform X1, giving the protein MASSASARVASLYVGDLHLEVSEVMLYERFIPFGPIQSTRVCRDRNTCRSLGYGYVNFVNHSDAEHAMDILMFELLMGRPMRIMWADRNPALRITGVGNIFIQGLAKNITNLTLHDTFSRFGTILSCKVVADENGSKGYGFVHYETYEGAERAIQTLNGMMLNDQLVSISHFRSFQERQSNPERAMKNYKSHFPGVHLYVNNLPYSWTDNQLHRAFSPFGTVTNAKVVMNGGRSKGFGFVCFASHEAAAQAISAMNGRVIANRRLNVAFSRVMDQDTSVSVAHCETPPVVAKTLLPSGRFGAIVPQAKTAHQLTRHLQLESCCRREAACLLSNCESLVSLVSPLLLDMLVSHTPVDALLHVNQELSELMSDPIIDAPGTSDTFSAVTSPLSGDFGAVVPKTHSSGGHQFSRCLVFSRHWFADVALPQCETLVLLVSPLLSDTFDSETPRMLTVNQEKSEMTPDRATDAPGPSVACSDVAVVHDRFGNGLGEIRHMSSFKVGEISWLFKDLHSTQFFTLRVIFH; this is encoded by the exons ATGGCGTCATCAGCATCTGCTCGCGTGGCCTCTCTGTATGTCGGTGATCTTCACCTGGAGGTCTCAGAGGTCATGCTGTACGAAAGGTTCATCCCGTTTGGCCCGATTCAGTCCACCCGAGTGTGTAGAGACAGAAACACCTGCAGGTCTCTGGGCTACGGATATGTGAACTTTGTCAACCATTCGGATG CCGAGCATGCAATGGACATTTTGATGTTTGAACTCCTCATGGGTCGGCCGATGCGCATCATGTGGGCCGACCGAAACCCCGCATTGAGGATCACAGGTGTTGGCAACATCTTCATTCAGGGTCTGGCCAAGAACATCACCAACCTGACTCTACACGACACCTTCTCTCGTTTCGGCACCATCTTATCTTGCAAG GTGGTTGCTGATGAGAATGGCTCTAAGGGATATGGTTTCGTCCATTATGAGACCTACGAAGGCGCTGAACGAGCCATTCAGACCCTCAACGGGATGATGCTGAACGATCAGCTGGT GTCTATTAGTCACTTCAGATCGTTCCAGGAGCGTCAGTCAAACCCTGAGCGTGCAATGAAGAACTACAAGAGTCACTTCCCG GGGGTGCATCTCTATGTCAATAATCTACCCTACAGCTGGACGGACAACCAGCTGCATAGAGCGTTCTCCCCGTTTGGAACCGTCACCAATGCAAAG GTGGTGATGAACGGTGGCCGCAGCAAAGGGtttggatttgtgtgttttgcaagCCACGAAGCCGCAGCTCAAGCCATTTCAGCAATGAACGGACGGGTCATTGCCAACAGACGGCTGAATGTTGCCTTCTCGCGGGTCATGGACCAGGACACGTCTGTGTCTGTGGCCCACTGTGAAACACCTCCTGTGGTTGCTAAGACGCTGCTTCCTTCTGGACGCTTTGGTGCCATTGTTCCACAG GCTAAAACTGCTCATCAGCTCACCAGACACCTTCAGCTTGAGTCCTGCTGTCGCCGGGAAGCAGCGTGTCTCCTGTCTAACT GTGAGAGTCTTGTCTCGCTGGTCTCTCCACTGCTGTTAGACATGCTGGTGTCCCACACGCCAGTAGATGCACTGCTGCATGTGAACCAGGAGCTGTCAGAGCTGATGTCTGATCCCATCATTGATGCTCCTGGAACATCAGACACTTTCAGCGCTGTAACCTCTCCGCTGTCTGGAGACTTCGGTGCTGTCGTTCCAAAG ACTCATAGCAGTGGCGGTCATCAGTTCTCCAGATGTCTTGTGTTCAGTCGTCACTGGTTTGCAGATGTTGCTCTGCCTCAGT GTGAGACTCTCGTCCTCCTGGTCTCTCCACTACTGTCAGACACTTTTGACTCTGAGACGCCCCGCATGCTG ACCGTTAACCAGGAAAAGTCAGAGATGACGCCTGACCGAGCCACCGACGCTCCTGGACCATCAGTCGCCTGCAGTGATGTTGCTGTGGTTCACGACAGGTTTGGCAACGGTTTGGGTGAGATAAGACACATGAGCAGCTTCAAGGTAGGAGAAATCTCTTGGTTGTTTAAGGATTTGCACTCGACACAGTTCTTCACATTAAGGGTAATCTTTCACTAA
- the LOC130430202 gene encoding embryonic polyadenylate-binding protein-like isoform X2 — protein MASSASARVASLYVGDLHLEVSEVMLYERFIPFGPIQSTRVCRDRNTCRSLGYGYVNFVNHSDAEHAMDILMFDLLMGRPMRIMWADRNPALRITGVGNIFIQGLAKNITNLTLHDTFSRFGTILSCKVVADENGSKGYGFVHYETYEGAERAIQTLNGMMLNDQLVSISHFRSFQERQSNPERAMKNYKSHFPGVHLYVNNLPYSWTDNQLHRAFSPFGTVNNAKVVMNGGRSKGFGFVCFASREAAAQAISAMNGRVIANRRLNVAFSRVMDQDTSVSVADCETPPVVAKTLLPSGRFGAIVPQANTGHQLTRHLQVESCCRREAACLLSNCESLVSLVSPLLLDMLVSHTPVDALQCVNQELSELMSDPIIDAPGTSDTFSAVTSPLSGDFGAVVPKTHSSAGHQFSRCLVFSRRWFADVALPQYH, from the exons ATGGCGTCATCAGCATCTGCTCGCGTGGCCTCTCTGTATGTCGGTGATCTTCACCTGGAGGTCTCAGAGGTCATGCTGTACGAAAGGTTCATCCCGTTTGGCCCGATTCAGTCCACCCGAGTGTGTAGAGACAGAAACACCTGCAGGTCTCTGGGCTACGGATATGTGAACTTTGTCAACCATTCGGATG CCGAGCATGCAATGgacattttgatgtttgaccTCCTCATGGGTCGGCCGATGCGCATCATGTGGGCCGACCGAAACCCCGCATTGAGGATCACAGGTGTTGGCAACATCTTCATTCAGGGTCTGGCCAAGAACATCACCAACCTGACTCTACACGACACCTTCTCTCGTTTCGGCACCATCTTATCTTGCAAG GTGGTTGCTGATGAGAATGGCTCTAAGGGATATGGTTTCGTCCATTATGAGACCTACGAAGGCGCTGAACGAGCCATTCAGACGCTCAACGGGATGATGCTGAACGATCAGCTGGT GTCTATTAGTCACTTCAGATCGTTCCAGGAGCGTCAGTCAAACCCTGAGCGTGCAATGAAGAACTACAAGAGTCACTTCCCG GGGGTGCATCTCTATGTTAATAATCTACCCTACAGCTGGACGGACAACCAGCTGCATAGAGCGTTCTCCCCGTTTGGAACCGTCAACAATGCAAAG GTGGTGATGAACGGTGGCCGCAGCAAAGGGtttggatttgtgtgttttgcaagCCGTGAAGCCGCAGCTCAAGCCATTTCAGCAATGAACGGACGGGTCATTGCCAACAGACGGCTGAATGTTGCCTTCTCGCGGGTCATGGACCAGGACACGTCTGTGTCTGTGGCCGACTGTGAAACACCTCCTGTGGTTGCTAAGACGCTGCTTCCTTCTGGACGCTTTGGTGCCATTGTTCCACAG GCTAATACTGGTCATCAGCTCACCAGACACCTTCAGGTTGAGTCCTGCTGTCGTCGGGAAGCAGCGTGTCTCCTGTCTAACT GTGAGAGTCTTGTCTCGCTGGTCTCTCCACTGCTGTTAGACATGCTGGTGTCCCACACGCCAGTAGATGCACTGCAGTGTGTGAACCAGGAGCTGTCAGAGCTGATGTCTGATCCCATCATTGATGCTCCTGGAACATCAGACACCTTCAGCGCTGTAACCTCTCCGCTGTCTGGAGACTTCGGTGCTGTCGTTCCAAAG ACTCATAGCAGTGCCGGTCATCAGTTCTCCAGATGTCTTGTGTTCAGTCGTCGCTGGTTTGCAGATGTTGCTCTGCCTCAGT accATTAA